Proteins encoded together in one Carya illinoinensis cultivar Pawnee chromosome 3, C.illinoinensisPawnee_v1, whole genome shotgun sequence window:
- the LOC122304414 gene encoding NAC domain-containing protein 75-like isoform X1: protein MNNSSTVGSISSSDLIDAKLEEHKMCGSKQCPGCGHKLEGKPDWLGLPAGVKFDPTDQELIEHLEAKVEAKDMKSHPLIDEFITTIEGEDGICYTHPEKLPGVTRDGLSKHFFHRPSKAYTTGTRKRRKIQTECDLQGGETRWHKTGKTRPVMVNGKQKGCKKILVLYTNFGKNRKPEKTNWVMHQYHLGQHEEEKEGELVVSKIFYQTQPRQCNWSDRSTATTGEASSEPNSRRDSGSGSCSSREIIPLRDELSPPSGVAPISSYSTAMDIHQQFKSDHFSFAPFRKSFDEVGIGEASTAREAPGASGGGGTCEDMRDHQRPHHPMAHDHHHQQQHQHHHPHHQIATTAFHISRPSHPISTIISPPPLHHTSIILDQDSYHISRIMLQNENFQQQQQQLEQVQQQQQQQHHKLGGRSASGLEELIMGCTSSNIKEESSITNPQEVDWLKYSSFWPDPDNPDHHG from the exons ATGAATAACAGTAGTACTGTGGGCTCCATTAGCAGCTCTGATCTTATCGATGCCAAGCTCGAAGAGCATAAGATGTGTGGATCCAAGCAATGCCCTGGTTGTGGACACAAGCTCGAAGGCAAGCCG GACTGGTTAGGTCTACCTGCAGGAGTGAAATTTGATCCTACAGACCAAGAATTGATAGAACATCTTGAAGCGAAGGTGGAGGCGAAAGACATGAAATCTCACCCTCTGATAGATGAGTTTATCACTACTATTGAAGGAGAAGATGGGATTTGTTATACCCATCCTGAAAAACTACCAG GAGTCACAAGAGATGGCTTGAGCAAACATTTCTTCCACAGACCATCGAAAGCTTACACAACCGGGACACGTAAGAGGAGAAAAATTCAAACCGAATGCGATTTACAGGGTGGAGAAACAAGGTGGCACAAGACTGGAAAAACTAGGCCTGTAATGGTGAATGGAAAACAAAAGGGTTGCAAGAAAATACTCGTCCTTTACACTAATTTTGGCAAGAACAGAAAACCAGAAAAGACCAACTGGGTCATGCATCAATACCACCTTGGTCAGCACGAGGAAGAAAAGGAAGGAGAGCTTGTTGTTTCAAAGATATTCTATCAGACGCAGCCAAGGCAATGCAATTGGTCTGATCGAAGTACTGCTACCACTGGGGAAGCAAGCAGTGAGCCTAATAGCAGGAGAGATAGTGGGAGTGGGAGTTGTTCTTCCAGGGAAATAATTCCTCTGAGAGACGAACTTTCTCCACCATCTGGGGTTGCTCCAATATCAAGTTACAGTACTGCCATGGACATTCATCAACAGTTTAAATCCGACCATTTTAGCTTCGCCCCATTCAGGAAAAGCTTTGATGAG GTGGGGATAGGAGAGGCTTCAACAGCAAGGGAAGCCCCAGGCGCATCAGGTGGTGGTGGCACGTGCGAAGATATGAGGGATCACCAGAGGCCACATCATCCTATGGCCCATGACCATCATCACCAACAGCAGCATCAACATCACCATCCACATCATCAAATTGCGACCACAGCCTTCCACATCAGCAGGCCTTCACATCCCATTTCCACCATCATCTCTCCACCTCCCCTCCACCATACCTCCATTATTCTCGATCAAGACTCCTACCACATCTCCAGAATAATGCTCCAAAATGAAAATTTCCAG cagcagcagcagcaactaGAACAAGTACAgcaacagcagcagcaacagcatCATAAACTGGGAGGGAGGTCTGCATCCGGTTTGGAGGAACTCATAATGGGTTGCACTTCAAGTAATATCAAAGAG GAATCATCCATCACAAATCCTCAAGAGGTAGACTGGCTAAAGTACTCGTCCTTCTGGCCTGACCCTGACAACCCAGATCATCATGGGTAG
- the LOC122304414 gene encoding NAC domain-containing protein 75-like isoform X3 has translation MKSHPLIDEFITTIEGEDGICYTHPEKLPGVTRDGLSKHFFHRPSKAYTTGTRKRRKIQTECDLQGGETRWHKTGKTRPVMVNGKQKGCKKILVLYTNFGKNRKPEKTNWVMHQYHLGQHEEEKEGELVVSKIFYQTQPRQCNWSDRSTATTGEASSEPNSRRDSGSGSCSSREIIPLRDELSPPSGVAPISSYSTAMDIHQQFKSDHFSFAPFRKSFDEVGIGEASTAREAPGASGGGGTCEDMRDHQRPHHPMAHDHHHQQQHQHHHPHHQIATTAFHISRPSHPISTIISPPPLHHTSIILDQDSYHISRIMLQNENFQQQQQQLEQVQQQQQQQHHKLGGRSASGLEELIMGCTSSNIKEESSITNPQEVDWLKYSSFWPDPDNPDHHG, from the exons ATGAAATCTCACCCTCTGATAGATGAGTTTATCACTACTATTGAAGGAGAAGATGGGATTTGTTATACCCATCCTGAAAAACTACCAG GAGTCACAAGAGATGGCTTGAGCAAACATTTCTTCCACAGACCATCGAAAGCTTACACAACCGGGACACGTAAGAGGAGAAAAATTCAAACCGAATGCGATTTACAGGGTGGAGAAACAAGGTGGCACAAGACTGGAAAAACTAGGCCTGTAATGGTGAATGGAAAACAAAAGGGTTGCAAGAAAATACTCGTCCTTTACACTAATTTTGGCAAGAACAGAAAACCAGAAAAGACCAACTGGGTCATGCATCAATACCACCTTGGTCAGCACGAGGAAGAAAAGGAAGGAGAGCTTGTTGTTTCAAAGATATTCTATCAGACGCAGCCAAGGCAATGCAATTGGTCTGATCGAAGTACTGCTACCACTGGGGAAGCAAGCAGTGAGCCTAATAGCAGGAGAGATAGTGGGAGTGGGAGTTGTTCTTCCAGGGAAATAATTCCTCTGAGAGACGAACTTTCTCCACCATCTGGGGTTGCTCCAATATCAAGTTACAGTACTGCCATGGACATTCATCAACAGTTTAAATCCGACCATTTTAGCTTCGCCCCATTCAGGAAAAGCTTTGATGAG GTGGGGATAGGAGAGGCTTCAACAGCAAGGGAAGCCCCAGGCGCATCAGGTGGTGGTGGCACGTGCGAAGATATGAGGGATCACCAGAGGCCACATCATCCTATGGCCCATGACCATCATCACCAACAGCAGCATCAACATCACCATCCACATCATCAAATTGCGACCACAGCCTTCCACATCAGCAGGCCTTCACATCCCATTTCCACCATCATCTCTCCACCTCCCCTCCACCATACCTCCATTATTCTCGATCAAGACTCCTACCACATCTCCAGAATAATGCTCCAAAATGAAAATTTCCAG cagcagcagcagcaactaGAACAAGTACAgcaacagcagcagcaacagcatCATAAACTGGGAGGGAGGTCTGCATCCGGTTTGGAGGAACTCATAATGGGTTGCACTTCAAGTAATATCAAAGAG GAATCATCCATCACAAATCCTCAAGAGGTAGACTGGCTAAAGTACTCGTCCTTCTGGCCTGACCCTGACAACCCAGATCATCATGGGTAG
- the LOC122304414 gene encoding NAC domain-containing protein 75-like isoform X2, giving the protein MNNSSTVGSISSSDLIDAKLEEHKMCGSKQCPGCGHKLEGKPDWLGLPAGVKFDPTDQELIEHLEAKVEAKDMKSHPLIDEFITTIEGEDGICYTHPEKLPGVTRDGLSKHFFHRPSKAYTTGTRKRRKIQTECDLQGGETRWHKTGKTRPVMVNGKQKGCKKILVLYTNFGKNRKPEKTNWVMHQYHLGQHEEEKEGELVVSKIFYQTQPRQCNWSDRSTATTGEASSEPNSRRDSGSGSCSSREIIPLRDELSPPSGVAPISSYSTAMDIHQQFKSDHFSFAPFRKSFDEVGIGEASTAREAPGASGGGGTCEDMRDHQRPHHPMAHDHHHQQQHQHHHPHHQIATTAFHISRPSHPISTIISPPPLHHTSIILDQDSYHISRIMLQNENFQQQQQLEQVQQQQQQQHHKLGGRSASGLEELIMGCTSSNIKEESSITNPQEVDWLKYSSFWPDPDNPDHHG; this is encoded by the exons ATGAATAACAGTAGTACTGTGGGCTCCATTAGCAGCTCTGATCTTATCGATGCCAAGCTCGAAGAGCATAAGATGTGTGGATCCAAGCAATGCCCTGGTTGTGGACACAAGCTCGAAGGCAAGCCG GACTGGTTAGGTCTACCTGCAGGAGTGAAATTTGATCCTACAGACCAAGAATTGATAGAACATCTTGAAGCGAAGGTGGAGGCGAAAGACATGAAATCTCACCCTCTGATAGATGAGTTTATCACTACTATTGAAGGAGAAGATGGGATTTGTTATACCCATCCTGAAAAACTACCAG GAGTCACAAGAGATGGCTTGAGCAAACATTTCTTCCACAGACCATCGAAAGCTTACACAACCGGGACACGTAAGAGGAGAAAAATTCAAACCGAATGCGATTTACAGGGTGGAGAAACAAGGTGGCACAAGACTGGAAAAACTAGGCCTGTAATGGTGAATGGAAAACAAAAGGGTTGCAAGAAAATACTCGTCCTTTACACTAATTTTGGCAAGAACAGAAAACCAGAAAAGACCAACTGGGTCATGCATCAATACCACCTTGGTCAGCACGAGGAAGAAAAGGAAGGAGAGCTTGTTGTTTCAAAGATATTCTATCAGACGCAGCCAAGGCAATGCAATTGGTCTGATCGAAGTACTGCTACCACTGGGGAAGCAAGCAGTGAGCCTAATAGCAGGAGAGATAGTGGGAGTGGGAGTTGTTCTTCCAGGGAAATAATTCCTCTGAGAGACGAACTTTCTCCACCATCTGGGGTTGCTCCAATATCAAGTTACAGTACTGCCATGGACATTCATCAACAGTTTAAATCCGACCATTTTAGCTTCGCCCCATTCAGGAAAAGCTTTGATGAG GTGGGGATAGGAGAGGCTTCAACAGCAAGGGAAGCCCCAGGCGCATCAGGTGGTGGTGGCACGTGCGAAGATATGAGGGATCACCAGAGGCCACATCATCCTATGGCCCATGACCATCATCACCAACAGCAGCATCAACATCACCATCCACATCATCAAATTGCGACCACAGCCTTCCACATCAGCAGGCCTTCACATCCCATTTCCACCATCATCTCTCCACCTCCCCTCCACCATACCTCCATTATTCTCGATCAAGACTCCTACCACATCTCCAGAATAATGCTCCAAAATGAAAATTTCCAG cagcagcagcaactaGAACAAGTACAgcaacagcagcagcaacagcatCATAAACTGGGAGGGAGGTCTGCATCCGGTTTGGAGGAACTCATAATGGGTTGCACTTCAAGTAATATCAAAGAG GAATCATCCATCACAAATCCTCAAGAGGTAGACTGGCTAAAGTACTCGTCCTTCTGGCCTGACCCTGACAACCCAGATCATCATGGGTAG